Proteins encoded within one genomic window of Columba livia isolate bColLiv1 breed racing homer chromosome 1, bColLiv1.pat.W.v2, whole genome shotgun sequence:
- the DCBLD2 gene encoding discoidin, CUB and LCCL domain-containing protein 2 isoform X3: protein MLALLTLFSNYYLGKYCGFGFQMDGLITSKGNEVTVQFMSGIHTSGRGFLAVYSTTDKSDLITCLDNASHFSEPEFNKYCPAGCVIPFADISGTIPHGYRDSSSLCMAGVHAGVVSNTLGGQINVVISKGIPYYEGSLANNVTSKVGPLSTSLFTFKTSGCYGTLGMESGVIPDSQITASSILEWSDQTGQVNIWKPENARLKRVGPPWAAFISDEHQWLQIDLNKEKRITGIITTGSTLAEHYYYVSAYRILYSDDAQKWTVYREPGMDKDKIFQGNTELYQEVRNNFIPPIIARFFRINPLKWHQKIAMKVELLGCQFSLGRAPKITMPPPPLNKNDKNEDFSDDFIHSVKTSLETDKTTFTPEIKNTTVTPSVTKDVALAAVLVPVLVMVFTTLILVLVCAWHWRNRKKKTEGTYDLPYWDRAGWWKGMKQFLPTKSAEHEETPVRYSSSEISHLRPREVPTMLQTESAEYAQPLVGGIVGTLHQRSTFKPEEGTEASYADLDPYNSPIQEVYHAYAEPLPITGPEYATPIIMDMSSHPSTPLGVPSISTFKAAGNQAPPLVGTYNKLLSRTDSASSAQALYDTPKGQPGPGTADELVYQVPQSVAHSTGSKDELSS from the exons GAAAATACTGTGGGTTTGGCTTTCAAATGGATGGTTTAATTACTTCAAAAGGTAATGAAGTCACAGTACAGTTCATGAGTGGAATACACACTTCTGGACGTGGATTTCTCGCCGTTTATTCGACCACTGACAAATCAG acctAATTACCTGTTTAGACAATGCAAGCCACTTTTCCGAACCAGAATTCAA taaGTATTGTCCAGCTGGTTGTGTGATTCCTTTTGCTGACATTTCAGGCACTATTCCCCACGGATACAGAGAT TCATCGTCGCTTTGTATGGCTGGTGTTCACGCAGGCGTTGTGTCAAATACTCTGGGTGGCCAAATTAACGTGGTAATCAGCAAAGGCATTCCCTACTATGAAGGCTCCCTGGCTAACAATGTCACCTCAAAAGT GGGACCATTATCTACAAGTCTCTTCACATTTAAGACGAGTG GTTGCtatgggacactggggatggAATCTGGGGTAATCCCTGATTCTCAGATCACGGCATCATCTATTCTTGAGTGGTCTGACCAAACAGGACAGGTGAACATTTGGAAACCTGAAAATGCCAGACTAAAAAGGGTTGGTCCTCCTTGGGCTGCTTTTATCAGTGATGAACATCAGTGGTTGCAGATTGACTTGAATAAAGAGAAGAGAATAACAG GTATTATAACTACTGGATCAACCTTAGCAGAGCACTATTATTATGTCTCAGCCTACAGAATTTTATACAGTGATGATGCACAGAAATGGACAGTGTACAGAGAACCTGGCATGGATAAAGATAAG ATATTTCAAGGGAACACTGAATTGTACCAGGAAGTTCGCAATAATTTCATTCCACCTATTATCGCACGTTTTTTTAGGATTAACCCCTTAAAATGGCACCAGAAAATTGCAATGAAAGTAGAATTGCTGGGATGTCAGTTCAGTTTAG GCCGTGCTCCTAAAATCACcatgccaccaccaccactgaACAAGAATGACAAGAATGAGGACTTCAGTGATGACTTCATTCATTCGGTGAAGACTTCACTGGAGACAGATAAAACAACTTTCAcacctgaaataaaaaacaccaCAGTGACTCCAAGTGTAACTAAAG ATGTGGCCCTGGCGGCAGTTCTGGTTCCAGTGCTGGTGATGGTCTTCACTACTCTGATTCTTGTATTAGTTTGTGCCTGGCATTGGAGAAACCG caagaaaaaaacagagggcACTTATGATCTACCTTACTGGGATCGTGCAG GATGGTGGAAAGGAATGAAGCAGTTTCTCCCAACCAAATCAGCAGAACATGAAGAAACTCCCGTGCGCTACAGCAGCAGTGAAATTAGTCACCTAAGACCAAGAGAAGTCCCAACAATGTTGCAAACAGAATCTGCAG AGTATGCTCAGCCACTGGTAGGGGGAATTGTCGGCACGCTTCATCAGAGATCAACCTTTAAACCAGAGGAAGGGACAGAAGCAAGTTATGCTGATTTGGACCCATACAATTCACCCATACAAGAAGTTTACCATGCTTATGCTGAACCACTACCTATAACCGGACCAGAATATGCAACTCCAATCATCATGGACATGTCCAGCCATCCCAGCACACCGCTTGGCGTTCCTTCCATTTCCACCTTCAAAGCTGCAGGGAATCAAGCTCCTCCACTGGTGGGAACTTACAATAAACTCTTATCTAGGACAGACAGCGCGTCATCAGCACAGGCGCTGTATGATACACCAAAGGGGCAACCGGGGCCAGGCACTGCCGACGAATTGGTGTACCAGGTACCACAGAGCGTGGCCCACTCCACTGGGAGTAAGGATGAACTAAGCTCCTAA